The sequence below is a genomic window from Nitrosomonas sp..
TACCTGATAATTATTTCAATCTGGTGAATGAGGAGAGTGTTGCGTGTTATCGTTAATTGAAGCAGCTGGTTGGCCGATCTGGCCTATTATTTTTGCTTCCATCATTGCTGTGGGCATTATTGGTGAACGGATTTGGTCATTACGTCAGCGTGTCGTCGCGCCAAAGGATTTATTGCCCAGGGTATTGAATGAATATAAAAGAAGTGGTGTTACGCTGGATATGATTTCAAAACTGCAGCAGCATTCTCCGCTTGGGCAGATATTCGCAGCCGGATTGCAAAATGAAAATAGCTCGCGCGAGATAATGAAGGAATCGATCGAAGAAGCCGGCCGTGTGGTAACGCATGATCTGGATCGCTATCTCACGACATTAGGTACCATTGCCGCGCTGAGTCCATTGATGGGTTTGTTTGGCACCCTCGTTGGCATGATAGAAATCTTCGGGTCAAGCTCGCCAGCGGGCAGTAACCCGGCGCAGCTGGCCTATGGTATTTCGGTTGCCCTCTATAATGCGGCCTTTGGTATCTTGGTCGCAATTCCAAGTATGATTTTCTACCGCCATTTCCGGGCAAAAGTTGATGCACTGGCCATTGAAATGGAATTACAAGCATTAAAGTTGGTCGAAACAATTCAGGGAGAACGTAAACCGGTAGGCTCCAGAATCGATCAAATGCATTGAATTTATTTTTTCATATGTAATCTATTGATTTTGAATAAATAGATCAGGCTGTTTAAGAGCCGCCGGATATAATGTCGCGCAGGTGGCGTTTTTTTATATCGTCAAACAGTTACTTGCGTGGGATGATATGTGACGCTGGGACCGTCAGAAAAGCGTTAAAAGATGTTCCAAACTAAACTACCTGACAGTCGAGCATGGCCGATTTGGTGAGCGTTATATTTATTGGGACATAAAAATATGACGCTCAGTGAATTGTTGCGAATGATTGAAGAAATTGCCGGACTTGCGATGCCGAAAATACGTGTTCCTTACTGAGTCGCTTTAATGGCAGGCGCCGTTTCGTAATTTCTTGCGGATTTTGTGACGCACCGTCAACCCAAGGCGCGTTTAACCGGTGTGCGATTGGCGCGTTATTCCATGTATTTTGATAGCGAGAAAACAGTCAAGGCGTTAAAGTTGCCACAGAATTTAGTTTACCAGGCATTGGTTGATGAAATTGATTGGTTGGATAGTAAGGGGCTGATTACGCGGCGTTTACCCGTTCGGCAGAGCATTTAGTCTGGTGCTGTATTTTAATTTTGTGACATGGCGATAGCGTCTCATATTAAAATAGCGGTTTTTTATAAAGTGGCCGGTTGTATTGGTTAATGAACGAGGATGATCAGGCTTTTAGTCGTATGAAAGCAGAAAAAACAACACATCTGCCGAGAATGGTTTTTTTGCTGCTCTTGATAGTGATTCTTCAAGGCTGTTCT
It includes:
- a CDS encoding MotA/TolQ/ExbB proton channel family protein; this translates as MLSLIEAAGWPIWPIIFASIIAVGIIGERIWSLRQRVVAPKDLLPRVLNEYKRSGVTLDMISKLQQHSPLGQIFAAGLQNENSSREIMKESIEEAGRVVTHDLDRYLTTLGTIAALSPLMGLFGTLVGMIEIFGSSSPAGSNPAQLAYGISVALYNAAFGILVAIPSMIFYRHFRAKVDALAIEMELQALKLVETIQGERKPVGSRIDQMH